A section of the Rossellomorea marisflavi genome encodes:
- a CDS encoding prephenate dehydrogenase, whose protein sequence is MKGNVVVIGLGLIGGSLALCIKNQHPEARVAGFDVQEKEMKLGLSLGIIDEAVESLKDAVESADLIIISTPVFQTEKLLETFRDFNLKPTVIITDTGSTKAQIMDRAESILPNKWCFIGGHPMAGSHKSGVTAAKDFLFENAFYMLTPGKGHSEERIDELKEWLKGTQAKFIVIDPKEHDAVTGTISHFPHIVAASLVQQAKRHAEDHPYVRRLAAGGFRDITRIASSSPVMWKDITMQNREVLLAQLDQWNEEMKAVIDMIEENDPEVIASYFEEAKSFRDELPMLSKGAIPSFYDLFVDVPDYPGVISEVTGYLAEEEISLTNIRIMETREDIYGVLVISFQTSQDRDKAMKCLTNKTGYELFLG, encoded by the coding sequence ATGAAGGGTAATGTAGTAGTGATAGGGCTTGGACTCATCGGGGGGTCCCTTGCCCTGTGTATAAAGAATCAGCATCCCGAAGCAAGGGTTGCAGGGTTTGATGTGCAGGAAAAGGAAATGAAGCTTGGTCTCAGCCTCGGAATCATCGATGAAGCCGTCGAATCATTGAAGGATGCTGTTGAATCAGCGGATCTGATCATCATATCGACGCCTGTCTTCCAGACGGAAAAACTTCTTGAAACATTCCGGGATTTCAACTTGAAGCCGACTGTCATCATAACCGACACAGGAAGTACAAAAGCACAAATCATGGACAGGGCGGAGAGCATTCTTCCTAATAAATGGTGTTTCATAGGAGGACATCCCATGGCCGGCTCTCATAAGAGCGGCGTCACGGCTGCCAAGGATTTTCTATTTGAGAACGCCTTTTACATGCTTACTCCAGGGAAAGGGCACTCGGAAGAGAGGATTGACGAGCTGAAGGAGTGGCTTAAGGGGACCCAGGCGAAGTTCATCGTGATTGATCCGAAAGAGCATGACGCTGTCACGGGAACAATCAGTCATTTCCCCCACATCGTAGCAGCCTCACTCGTTCAGCAGGCGAAGCGTCACGCTGAGGATCATCCCTATGTAAGGAGACTCGCTGCCGGTGGATTCCGTGATATCACCAGGATCGCTTCATCGAGCCCCGTCATGTGGAAAGACATCACCATGCAGAACAGGGAAGTCCTTCTTGCCCAGCTTGACCAGTGGAATGAGGAGATGAAAGCAGTCATCGATATGATCGAAGAAAATGATCCCGAAGTGATCGCATCCTACTTCGAGGAAGCAAAATCATTCAGGGACGAGCTACCGATGCTTTCAAAAGGCGCCATCCCATCCTTTTATGATCTCTTCGTAGATGTACCCGACTACCCGGGTGTGATCTCGGAGGTCACGGGTTATCTGGCCGAAGAGGAGATCAGTCTGACCAATATCCGGATCATGGAGACGCGTGAAGACATATACGGAGTGCTGGTCATCAGCTTCCAAACGTCTCAGGACAGGGACAAGGCGATGAAATGCCTGACAAATAAAACAGGCTATGAATTATTCTTAGGATGA